Proteins found in one Anopheles aquasalis chromosome 3, idAnoAquaMG_Q_19, whole genome shotgun sequence genomic segment:
- the LOC126578605 gene encoding patronin isoform X13: MDAQQQQQPASRSAYDMETQESRFAKQKASVKWLLSKAYNNRVPEILKDPFYRDHDGQDHLKPQIVVGLGNASIYCQVLSNIYSDPNYQSLNHWSILQTLSRKGVPVNESPDQPLTETVLIQTNPLRINAHMAVIESLMVLYAKEVASSGRICSALERISGRSSVSAPGVQHHEPALLSWISHVIGALKKRIDYEVAANGGSGAVDEYGQRHQSPDVPPVRDFRELCDGVCLAYLISYYCPKLVPWHSVKFNHVPTIEDSIHNILIVSNFSERSLPYSVFHMSPEDITYMRGSMKPNLVVLLADLFNLFEIHPAKCVCYPGMEQQPTDTAGAGATNEHGIAHRRGFANQPTIAAIPDLRPGLDSPPGSSGGSGTSSGGGGGNGSANGNRAPFQVNRSPSASTLRKHISSRETPEQHQPHQLYQQQQPQLQQHHHQYQQQQQSSSPYQADPDEGFVVHRSKGVPTLSSMHEPLVPARIRQAKEKTNNDSKAEERGDSIPAGRPSNWEESRKPSFSGRRSRRNSFSDDSQLTIENFGGSQDQLNTVGRFERERKISNTSLTSIEQVVPTRSSLADARGSIQFGYDTDSGNEKQDRDTEKLPGGSSGSGTLRRHNSTTLHSTSGPSDSFARASSSSVERDAVDGDGGSSSMASVSGMAAAAAAVQADVELTPRRKTSFAALPNNTTTWQQQAISVQKMDDVDDNQPMEDASKISTIKLKLEEKRRLIEQEKRRIESAWSKQLQTDLDDHSSSKYEQKWSAQIIEPKKTPDLENMDLEQYQQSISKMNNNLHDIQADIQRLTHQQNQIQAQTLQAQQLLHAQQIANLLNQQYGSQQSIPASTYRPMNTQLFGSSPHLPQQQSSPINYGMRPPSRDPYHSPHTMQYVNDQGQYIQQNQQMQQQQNYGPSHHQLPHHPSNGSHLVYSREQSQTQLITGDQNGHYRTLNKESHQYSSNPYLNMEHHHAQQQQQFYHQDTNHYRDPYHQQQQPQQQQQQQQPEVQSTHGGQFFLHDNSSTPPQPTQRRTWAQSAVAAGVGAGGSPIIAGLASNSMVDVNAWNHGPKAGGGMGGYNKSPAPSGGFSLHHNGDGDSGYGGGRVGSGGSGGSQQSFQNLFEVHHPHHMGQSAASPQHSKVRNQISQMMISNGNSPSSGGPMHGGNGSGGGVAHDYRDNRSMPLSPPIDDMAPQSISFIGDEDTGDVEINTSKSGGAVNDSFGLRQQQQQLDALYGGMKGTAGHRNSVGGATAQDLDKHLSKLNITSGNRTYRIPSPTRPSLNSNSFHDPQEDVNEKGFYISFDNEQPKRPKPPLRTKRSPKKDKPLAGGEPTESEKRRDSLINDKPSTRVETNATNFGTFSVKTANSFSSNFNEEHNAAHVRKSIIADSSGASPFEPVVHKMNVVGSSSAGPPQQTTMMMHQMMDGGGDRRHMLEDSIIMNNNNNNGHYSSHNNSSDGYSSESDRKAKIVIDVATDQTSVDEMERKKEKIMLLSLQRRQQAEEAKARKEIEAMQRREKEREKEEERARKKEEQFARRQAILEAHKIKKAIEEAEREGKTIDRELQIKHQQYQQQLHQTAHSSTPTPAAKMRTQKLSRPRPKTIHVESGSVDLSEASSLSSRGKKGSNSNLTGLGMHSASNTIRRDYYRGSQDSLAIRESPDEYPSSSSTPIGRRGSYKTGREPATIERGRTLSRISLAKGANFRGRKSNSLMNLCDSDSGLGRATPPRRAPSPGMGPSSRHLPSPSGPGSLPPGLITKRRGFDDGSSDISSNASSMMDYSAGPRLYKQPATKSNRGIILNAVEYCVFPGAVNRDAKQKVLEKIARSEAKHFLVLFRDAGCQFRALYGYWPENEQIIKLYGTGPSQVDDVMFDKFFKYNSGAKCFTQVHTKHLTVTIDAFTIHNSLWQGKKANLPSKKDMALVI; this comes from the exons GCCAAACAGAAAGCGTCCGTCAAGTGGCTGCTATCGAAAGCGTATAACAATCGTGTGCCAGAGATACTGAAGGATCCGTTCTACCGGGATCACGATGGGCAGGATCACCTGAAGCCGCAGATCGTGGTCGGGCTCGGTAACGCATCGATCTACTGTCAGGTGCTGAGTAACATCTACTCGGACCCGAACTATCAGAGCCTGAACCACTGGTCGATCCTGCAGACACTCTCCCGGAAGGGGGTCCCGGTGAACGAGTCACCGGATCAGCCACTCACCGAGACGGTGCTGATACAGACGAATCCTCTTAGAATT AATGCACATATGGCTGTGATAGAGTCGCTGATGGTGTTGTACGCTAAGGAGGTGGCTTCCAGTGGAAGAATTTGCAGTGCTTTAGAAAG AATATCGGGCCGAAGCAGTGTCTCGGCGCCGGGCGTTCAGCATCATGAACCGGCCTTACTGAGTTGGATTTCGCATGTGATCGGTGCGCTGAAGAAGCGCATCGACTACGAGGTggcggccaacggtggcagtggagcTGTAGATGAATAC GGTCAACGGCATCAAAGTCCGGACGTTCCACCTGTACGGGATTTTCGTGAACTGTGCGACGGTGTTTGTTTGGCTTATCTAATCTCATACTACTGTCCCAAACTAGTTCCTTGGCATAGCGTTAAATTCAACCACGTACCAACCATTGAG GATTCTATTCACAATATCTTGATAGTTAGTAACTTTTCCGAGCGAAGTTTGCCATACAGTGTGTTTCACATGTCACCCGAGGACATCACCTACATGCGAGG TTCAATGAAACCGAATCTGgtcgtgctgctggctgatTTGTTCAATCTTTTCGAAATCCATCCGGCCAAATGTGTCTGCTATCCGGGCatggagcagcagcccacAG ACACAGCCGGAGCGGGCGCTACTAACGAACACGGCATTGCCCATCGCAGGGGTTTCGCGAATCAACCGACTATCGCGGCCATTCCCGATTTGCGTCCCGGGCTCGATTCGCCGCCGGGCAgcagtggcggcagcggcaccagcagtggtggtggtggcggcaatggTAGTGCCAATGGCAATCGAGCGCCATTTCAAG TCAATCGGTCACCATCGGCCAGCACACTCAGGAAGCATATTTCGAGTCGGGAAACGCCGGAGCAACATCAGCCGCATCAgctgtaccagcagcagcagccacagctgcagcaacaccaccaccagtatcaacagcaacaacaatcatcatcaccctaTCAAGCGGATCCTGATGAAG GATTCGTGGTGCACAGAAGTAAAGGAGTGCCAACGTTATCATCGATGCATGAGCCACTGGTACCGGCCAGGATAAGGCAAGCGAAGGAGAAAACCAACAACGATTCCAAAGCGGAAGAACGAG GTGATAGCATCCCCGCTGGTCGGCCGAGCAACTGGGAAGAATCGCGCAAACCCAGCTTCTCAG GGCGACGGTCTCGCAGGAATTCCTTCAGCGATGATTCTCAGCTAACGATCGAGAACTTTGGTGGATCACAAGATCAACTCAATACGGTTGGACGGTTTGAACGAGAGCGCAAGATCTCCAATACGAGCCTGACGTCGATCGAACAGGTCGTTCCGACGCGATCCTCCCTTGCCGATGCCCGCGGATCGATTCAGTTCGGGTACGATACGGATTCGGGCAATGAGAAGCAGGATCGTGATACGGAGAAGCTTCCGGGAGGAAGCAGTGGTAGCGGCACGTTGCGTCGTCACAACAGTACCACCCTACATTCCACCAGTGGGCCAAGCGACAGTTTTGCTCGAGCCAGTAGCAGCTCCGTCGAACgggatgctgttgatggtgatggcggtagCTCTTCGATGGCCAGCGTAAGCGGGATGGCcgcggcagctgctgcggtTCAGGCGGATGTGGAACTAACGCCCCGTCGCAAAACCTCTTTCGCTGCCCTaccaaacaacaccaccacctggcaGCAACAAGCCATCAGCGTCCAGAAAATGGATGATGTTG ATGACAATCAGCCAATGGAAGATGCGTCCAAAATATCCACCATCAAGTTAAAGCTGGAGGAAAAGCGGCGTCTTATAGAGCAGGAAAAGCGTCGCATTGAATCGGCTTGGTCGAAGCAGTTGCAAACG GATTTGGATGatcatagcagcagcaagtatgAGCAGAAGTGGAGTGCACAAATAATCGAACCGAAGAAGACTCCCGATTTGGAGAACATGGACCTGGAGCAGTATCAA CAAAGCATTTCGAAAATGAACAACAATTTGCACGATATTCAGGCGGACATACAGCGTCTTACCCATCAGCAGAATCAAATTCAAGCTCAAACGCTGCAGGCCCAGCAGTTACTGCATGCGCAGCAGATAGCCAATCTGCTCAATCAG CAATATGGTTCCCAGCAGAGCATCCCGGCATCGACGTATCGTCCGATGAACACCCAGCTGTTCGGCTCTAGTCCTCATCTACCGCAACAGCAATCGTCGCCGATCAACTACGGTATGCGGCCACCTAGTCGTGATCCCTACCATTCACCGCACACGATGCAATATGTGAACGATCAGGGACAGTACATtcagcagaaccagcagatgcagcaacagcaaaactaCGGTCCGAGCCATCATCAACTACCGCATCATCCCAGTAACGGTAGCCATCTGGTCTATAGCCGTGAACAGAGCCAAACCCAGCTGATTACGGGCGATCAAAATGGACATTATCGTACGCTGAACAAGGAAAGCCACCAATACTCATCGAATCCCTACCTGAATATGGAACACCAccacgcacagcagcagcagcagttctaTCACCAGGACACGAATCACTACCGGGATCcgtatcaccagcagcaacaaccgcaacaacaacaacaacaacaacaaccggaagTACAGTCAACTCACGGTGGACAGTTCTTTCTGCACGACAACAGTTCTACACCGCCGCAGCCGACGCAACGTCGTACCTGGGCACAGTCGGCAGTGGCggccggtgttggtgctggtggatcaCCGATAATAGCTGGCCTGGCGTCCAACAGTATGGTGGATGTAAATGCCTGGAATCATGGTCCAaaagctggtggtggaatgggagGATATAACAAGTCACCCGCTCCAAGTGGTGGGTTCTCGCTGCATCACAACGGCGATGGTGATAGTGGGTACGGTGGCGGTCGTGTAGgaagtggtggcagtggtggtagtCAGCAGTCATTCCAAAACCTGTTCGAGGtacatcatccgcatcatatGGGTCAGTCGGCGGCTAGTCCGCAGCACAGCAAGGTGCGCAATCAAATCTCCCAAATGATgatcagcaacggcaacagtcCGTCCAGTGGGGGACCGATGCACGGTGGtaatggtagtggtggaggtGTAGCACACGACTACCGTGACAACCGCAGTATGCCGCTGTCGCCACCCATCGATGATATGGCACCGCAGAGCATTTCCTTCATCGGTGACGAGGATACGGGTGACGTCGAGATCAACACTTCGAAGAGCGGCGGAGCGGTGAACGATAGTTTCGGcttacggcagcagcaacaacagctcgaTGCACTGTACGGTGGCATGAAGGGAACGGCTGGCCATCGCAACAGTGTCGGTGGTGCAACGGCACAGGATCTTGACAAGCATCTCAGCAAACTGAACATAACTAGTGGCAACCGTACTTATAGAATACCGTCGCCTACGCGACCGAGTCTCAATTCGAACAGTTTCCAT GACCCACAGGAGGATGTTAATGAGAAAGGGTTCTATATCTCTTTCGACAATGAGCAACCGAAAAGACCGAAGCCACCGTTGCGGACGAAACGGTCGCCAAAGAAGGATAAACCGCTGGCCGGCGGTGAGCCAACGGAAAGTGAGAAGCGCCGGGACAGCCTGATAAATGATAAGCCATCGACGAGAG TAGAAACCAATGCCACCAATTTCGGAACGTTCAGTGTCAAGACGGCGAACAGTTTTTCGAGCAACTTTAACGAGGAGCACAACGCGGCGCACGTGCGGAAGAGCATCATCGCGGACAGCAGTGGCGCTTCACCCTTCGAACCGGTCGTGCACAAGATGAATGTCGTTGGTAGCTCATCGGCAGGGCCGCCTCAGcagaccacgatgatgatgcatcagatgatggatggtggcggtgatcgGCGTCATATGCTGGAGGATAGTATCAtaatgaacaacaacaacaacaatggccactACAGCagtcacaacaacagcagtgaTGGGTACAGCAGTGAATCGGATCGAAAGGCAAAGATTGTGATCGACGTTGCGACCGATCAG ACTTCCGTCGATGAAATGGAGCGCAAGAAGGAGAAAATTATGCTCCTTTCGCTACAGCGACGACAGCAGGCCGAGGAAGCGAAGGCACGGAAAGAGATCGAAGCAATGCAGCGGCGGGAAAAGGAgcgcgagaaggaggaagaaagggCGCGCAAGAAGGAAGAACAGTTTGCCCGCCGGCAAGCCATCCTGGAAGCGCATAAAATTAAGAAAGCTATCGAGGAAGCGGAGAGAGAA GGAAAGACAATCGATCGTGAGCTACAGAtcaagcaccagcagtatcagcagcagctgcatcaaACGGCACACTCATCGACGCCCACACCGGCGGCCAAAATGCGAACGCAGAAGCTGAGCCGACCGCGACCGAAAACGATTCACGTCGAGTCCGGTTCGGTCGATCTTAGCGAAGCGTCGAGTCTGAGTAGCCGAGGAAAGAAGGGATCTAACTCGAATCTAACCG GTCTCGGAATGCACAGTGCCTCGAACACGATCCGCCGAGACTACTATAGAGGATCACAGGATTCGCTGGCAATCAGAG AATCACCGGACGAGTATCCTAGCAGTAGCTCAACGCCCATCGGTCGCCGTGGATCCTACAAAACCGGAAGAG AACCGGCCACAATCGAACGGGGTCGTACACTGTCGCGTATCTCCCTAGCGAAAGGTGCCAATTTCCGGGGACGTAAATCGAATTCCCTGATGAACCTCTGCG ACTCTGACTCCGGACTGGGGCGAGCCACGCCGCCGCGGCGAGCACCGTCGCCCGGGATGGGCCCGTCAAGCCGTCACCTGCCTTCACCGTCCGGACCGGGCTCGTTGCCGCCCGGTTTGATCACGAAACGCCGCGGTTTTGACGACGGTTCCAGCGACATTTCGTCCAATGCCAGCTCCATGATGGATTATAGTG CAGGACCGAGACTGTACAAACAGCCAGCAACGAAGTCGAACCGGGGCATCATACTGAATGCCGTCGAATACTGTGTCTTCCCGGGTGCGGTGAACCGCGATGCCAAGCAGAAGGTACTGGAAAAGATTGCCCGCTCGGAAGCGAAGCACTTCCTGGTGTTGTTCCGCGATGCGGGATGCCAGTTTCGGGCCCTGTACGGCTACTGGCCGGAAAACGAGCAGATCATCAAGCTGTACGGTACCGGACCGAGCCAGGTCGATGATGTGATGTTCGACAAGTTCTTCAA ATACAACTCGGGTGCGAAATGTTTCACCCAAGTGCACACCAAACACCTCACCGTCACGATCGATGCGTTCACGATACACAACTCGCTGTGGCAGGGCAAGAAGGCCAATCTGCCGAGCAAAAAGGATATGGCGCTGGTGATTTGA